In Aythya fuligula isolate bAytFul2 chromosome 25, bAytFul2.pri, whole genome shotgun sequence, the DNA window GGTAGAACAAACGTATGCTTCTGCATGAAGCTTGGTGAATCCCACAGCTCACTGAGTCCTTGGGAGCTGTTTACACACCTACCTTCATGCACAAGCAAATGAGACCTTGGCTGTTGACTTTCTAGGCATCGCATTTCTGCACCATTATTAACAGAACCACAATCTTTACTAAAACAGACTCAGATTTTCAACTTTCAGCCACAATGTCAATTAATACACCGTATTTAAGAGTTATGCTTAACAGCAAAGATTAACCATACATCATCAAAAGTCAAGGAGTATCAAGAGAGATAGTTAAGTCAGTTTGCCACCATCTGACAAAGGCAGCCAAATATCGGGGCTGAAGCCCCAAGTATTTTCCGCTATTTAGGTTTAAATCACATTATGAGCTCTTAAGGTGGAAAAAAGATACTTTACCACTCCTAGAACAAGCTAAGGAACATTCAGTATTAACTGTGGATTCAACAGCTATTAAATAATGCAATAATAGGTAATAACTATTACAAGCTTTAAGTACATAAACAGTTTACTACTACTCTAAACAATCTGAACTACAGTCACAAAGAGGAACTAGACAGAAAAGCCATTTaactttcagttttattttcagccaaGGTACTTACATGCCAAAACGCAGCGTTCCAGAGACGTACGTCTGCCAGTGCGCGCAGTAAAACATGAACGTtccagcaaaacaacaaaagaacatcCAGTCAGGGTTCGTTCCCAGCTGCACAGCAATACAAGTTCCCAAAACCACAaagactgcagaagaaaatcagtcaCATGGTAAAAATATAAAGTGCGTATGTGTGTAAAGATCCTTACCAAAAGCAAATCTAACAAAGGACCCAGACAGGAGCAACAGCGCGCAGGTATCCTGATGAGTTTTACTTCATAGACATTTATAAGAGTTGATCACTTCCATTGAAAATACAGACTGTAAAGAGCATATTAAAAGTCATATCGGTTTTCAGAAGTCCTCAATTTCAGGGTTTCTAAGTCTCTTacattttcactgaagttaatgAGATTAGACATCAGCAGACTCGAGCAATTTATGCAGTGGACAGTTTGGGGGTTCTCTTGTATCCAAAGTTTGCTGAACgtgtttttccccattttctgaagttttattatGCCACTAAGAAAATCCAAGGTTTACCATTTAAGATTCATAAGGTATCTATGCATTTGTACTTATTTTAACACACAACTTTGATAAAATACTAATAGAAATATAATGCATAAGAGCTCTCAGTTATTTAAATTCTAAAGCGTCCGATCATTCTTTTGCAATGGGATTAAACTTCAGGCTGGCCCAATGAACTCTACCTACCTAGAAAGGAACTGATCTGACCGACACTAGTCAGACTTCCACTGTCCCATTGTTCAGGCTCCATAAGTGCCTTGCAATTGTTCTGTATAAATTAGATCTAAATTAATATAGAAGAGcactttagctttttttttttttttcagtaaatttgcagaacCAAGACTGATAAAGCATACACAAAAAATTGCTGGCTCGGACTGAATAAGTCACATGCTTAATTTTCAGCATAACACAAGAGAAGGCATTCAGTTGATCTATTGAAAGAAAGTTGATTGAGAAGCTAAACCACCAGAAACATCAGCGGTCCACTTCTTCAGtaaaggaacattttcttctattcCAGATTTGACCCCCTGAAATAGAGTCACTTAATCCTCATACTTAAGTAAAAATGACAATACCTGTGGAAAGCGAATCACAGCCATGATCAAAAAGCTCTCCTAACGGAGTACTGCTATTTGTCCTTCTTGCTTGTTTCCCATCTATAGCATCCAGAGACTGGTAAATGAAAAGGCCACATGCACAGGCAATGTATGCCCAGGGAGGTGCCTAAGAAAGAAATTATCAGTGAGGGGAAAAGACAGTTTAAAGTTAAACTTAATCCTTCTGGTTTAAAACACCTTAAACTCATTTTACAGCTTTGCATTTGCACACAATTCCTTACCTAGAAATCTACCAAGTCGCATGCATGGGCCTTCCAGTAGCTGGCCCGtgcaggggcaggcagagggggTTATGGCATGTGAAAtgttaataaaacagaagttacaGCTCAGATTAACAGGTATAGTGCATATTCTAAAGCAGGAAACCGCTCTGTACATCTGAAAAAAGACAGAACTACATGTGCAAAGTGGGGCACAATCAAGCTCTTGTCTAGTTTCTATTTCCTGTAGAGGAATTTGTAAGTTGTTTGAGTGAGGTAGAGATTTGCATGCTTTCTTAGCCCCCAAAACATGCAGCTGCCTCACAAACGCTGAGCTCATCTTCACAAGACCTCAACAAGGTGTCACGTCCCAAAACACTGCCAAATACAGGGCATTACCAGGCTGCAGAGGTATTTGAGAGCTACGTGACCGTATAGTGCTTAAATTGTTAGACTTCAAGTTGAGCCACTGTGTTTCCTGAGACTTCTAAAGCTTCAGGGCTCCCTAGCGCAGCACCTCTACTaccaagtattttatttttgactacCACACATCAGCAGCTTTACCAAATCCATGTTAATAACTCTTAATACCCATATCATGTCTAGCAATTGTTACATCTGCTGAAGAAAGCAAGGTATCAAATCCCTGCTAGACCAAAGCCTACAAATCAAGCTTTTTGCTGTTCCGAGCattcaccaccaccacagaAGCCAGAGGGCTGCCATTAGTTACTCAGCCTCAGTTTTATGGGTGTATAAACAGGTATTATTGGTTATTTTGCAATCTTCACATTTGACATTTATAAAAGTGATCATTTCTGAGCAGCTGTATTTTACACCTCAACAAAGCCCAAACAGAGCTATGAGGCTTAATCAAGCTGCCTGGTCTCTCATAAAGCTCTGAGGCTTGAGTTCTTTTGGTCTACGCAACCTTGACTCATTTGTAGCCCATCACATTATTCTCTTGCATTGTTCCTGCTACAGTAAGCAGCAaaacagctcctcctgcctcagAAGCTGGCACCACACTCTGCTTTTAGCAAGGCGCCTATACAACCTAGCACAAGAACGAGAGATAAGGGGATAATGCGTGacccaaaaagaaaaggacCACGTGTGGgtacatttctgtttctcatacGTAGACTTTTTACACAACATTCAAGTTTTCTTTGGCGTTGTGCAATTTTATCTACAGATTTTAGAAGTCAGACTGCTGGCGCTTTCATCACCAGCGTAGGTATTTCTACCTAAATGATATTTGTATCTGTTTAAGATGTCATGGATCCCCCTTTacatgagtttttgtttgtcCTGTTTTGTTggttcctgttttgttttcttaagaaacAAAAGCGCAGGCGTCTTCCCATTGCTCAGAGCTTTGCTAGGTGAGGTCCCCCAGCTCAGCATGCAGCAGAGCAACTCATCTCATTTCCTCTGGCTACCAGTGGAGCTGCAAAAGCTACGTTCCCATGACTCTTCCTGTTGATGAAAGGTGTAGCCaagttgcttttgaaaaaagCAGAGCTAAGACTGAGCTACAAGGCAGACCCAATTTACATCTGAAAGCAATAGcgctttcagaagaaaactgtttctggAAGCCTGAAGTCCCATTTTCTTCCCAGACAACTACTTGACacttaaaagcagcagctcGCAGCTCTGCCACTGAGCTGGCATCCTCCCTGTCATGCCAGCATGCAGGGCTGCAGTGCCATATGGCAAACTAGATCAGGCTGGAAGCTACCTCAgcagaaagttatttttcagctaAAGTGAGAAGACAAACCCATTCAATAAGCACAAAGCAACTCTCAAGCTGTTAAACGTGCAATAGCTGTAATACAGCCAGCTATAGCTCTATCACCTTCCGAACCGTGTAGCTTAACACATACTTCCAAAGTTTTATCACCAACCAGAACACAACAGTACTCAGCTTTATGCTCTGGTTCTGTGGCTGATGCCTTTATCAGAGTAAGAGGCAAGTTAAAACAAAGGTGTGTAGCAATGGCACTGCCTGAACGAGGAAGGAGCTGCTCTAAGCATTCACCACTCAAACTTAGTATTCACTTTACATCTTACACTTCCtaaattccacattttttttttcctaaaactaTCCATTCCAATGGATTGCTAGAAGGCAAACATCCTTTTACTACGTCATATATGAACTGGGATGTGCAGGGCTGAATGCACCagcttactattttttttttttttgagagcttATATAGGAACAAGCCACATGCCACTCAACTAAGAAGCATTCTCCCAACCTGAGTTATCAGCTCTGGTTACAAAGAAGCCTAGACATTTCAAAAGCTAGAACCCGTAAGATCTCCTCCAGCTATTTGgtgtgtaatttattttctgtatcagATAAATCCTTTTCATTGCATTCACATATGAGTATCTTTTAAGACAATAAACATTCAAGTAACAGAACTTTTATAGTGCTCAAAAATGAAAGTCTTCTCCTACACCTTATCAGGCAACTCTGAGTTTTCTCCCTAGCGAGGgagaaaaaagtctttgaagCTAGTAACTTGAAATCCCTTAGAAAGACTTTGTACCCTTGAAACCAGGAATTACACGAAGTTGAGACAGTTCTGACGAGGACAGGTCATGAGCTTTTAGTGCATCCAGAACAAACACAGCCCTGGCTTTCAGCCAGCCTTCTCACATCGCAGACCACAAGTGGCTCACTGCTCCAGGAGACTACTGCGCGTTCCCACACAGCGTCGTGTCTGCAGCCCTGACCTGAGCTACTCGGAAACACGGGGCCTGAGAAGGATGCAGAAGGGCACTCGCTTCATTCAGGACACGGGGTTTGGGCATGTCAGCCAGGGAAGGAAGCTCTCTGTCTATCTCCTGAGCTACACCTCTCCAGTGCTCAGTCTGATCTAGGGCTGCTCGCTGTGTTGCAACTCCATCTGGGTCGGCGAACAGAGCTAACTGCCAGCCGAGTCACCTTGCATTGCTCATCGTGTGGCAACTCCGAGAGCTAAAGGTGACTAACCCAGTCACaagcagagaaagcaaactGCCAAGAACTCCGCACGCCATGCACGCAAGAGATGTAAACCCATTTCTTCATTGTCTGTACAGGGACTCAAGCACAtcctcagagcagagctgctatCAGAAGAGCTGCTTTGGTACCAGGCCCCATTTCAAGTTGGGACTATTGCCCCATGGCATCCCTTCCATCAGCCCTCCGGGGAACCCAGTTATGTCACTCAGCAAGCAGCATGCTAACCCCAAATCCCCACATGCTCCTTTTGCATGCAGGCACTCATTTAGATGCCCAGGCATTAAAACCATTCACAGAGAACAGCCTAAACGTACCAGGGCCGTGGGCTAGGTAGGGAGGAACAGCTCCCACAAACACAGGAGCccaccagggagcagagccaaCTGCTGCCCGATCGCAGCAGCTGCCTCAAAGGCCGACAGAAGCCCACCACTTACCTGCTCTGTAGCTGTTGGGCAGTAATATACTAATAGCAGAGTTGTAAAGATATTTATTAACAGTCCAATGATGGTGATCAGATTCGGGGCAATCCAGGCTGGAACTCTTCCGACTAACCATTCCCAGTAACCTTGCATTAGAGGTTCAAGCAGCGATCGTCCAGCGCTCTGGTATTTGTGTTCTTCTAACCGTTTTAGCTGGTGCTTTGACAGGGGAGGTGTAGGCAGCTGAACTAGTTTGCTTAACACGCAGCCAGCGGCAGGACCGTGTCCACAGCCCGCGGGGGATTCCAGATGTGACTCCCCACATCGCCTCTTGAGGTTTCGATGCCCGCTCATGGATCGGGTGGCGtcagaatttttatttggcAGATAACAGCTGTTACGGAGAATCATAAGACCCTGCAACATAAAGGGGTGAGACATACTGAAGGTGAAGAACATGGGGGGATTTAAAGGTACCAGAACTTTCTAAGCAATGCTCCACAGAGTGTTTTATCCGCCAGCAAACCAAAGAAGATTTTATAAGAGCACTCCCTTAGAAGAGATATTTGGAGAATTGCTGAGGAAAGACAGGAAGCAACTGTTCTCAACACAGTTATAAAATAATAAGTTGCACTTGTTCTCCTTTCCTGCTGCCTACTGAAGCAAATATCCTGCAATCACCAGCCTaaatttcagcagcagcagcagaagcttaCACCACACCACTGACTTGCGTTACAGACCACAGCACACTCAGCCCTGCACATCGCTCTCCTGGGAGAGTGAGTGATGTGTAACTGATGCGCCCTGCTTAGCTTATCAATTGATAGCGCTAAGAACAGAACAAATACAGAGAAATCTTAAGTTAAACAGCTTTGAAGCAGCTTTGCCTCTTTGCTGAGGAGCAGCAACCACTTAAAGGCAGTTGTAAGAAACAGTGATCTGAGAAATGCTTGTATCAGTTTTGCCATGGTGGCTGTTTTCTTGTCCAACCTAAATCAGGTGAAAGCTCATTGTCTATTCAATACTTAAGACAGGCAAGAACATGCCAGAGCTGTGAAGCTTTAGCTGGTCGGAGGCAGCCTACAGACACCAGCTGTGAGAAGATGTGGGGCTACAAACAGCATTCCCAGTGCCAACAAGGAGCCTTGTGGTGCAGCCTCTCTCCTggcatgtgtgcacacagacaAGCAGAGAAATACAAGGAAGGAAGGCTACAAAGGAAGGTCTGGTATTTATCTAGTACAGTCAACCTAAGTAAGTAAATAACCCTAACTGCTAAGCAGAATGAAGTCCATGAGAGGAAGATAAGTTATCCCTGGGACCGCGAGCAAGTCACACACCGAGCAGGGAAAACAAGCTAAGTAAACCAAAGGTCAGCTGTGGCACAACACCAAGCGCTCTCGCTTCCACCCTCCGCTGCTTAATTAGGGCAATTTCCCACGGAGAAAACCGcgaggggaagaggagaaagccaGCACACTGAGCCCTGCTTCGGCCGGAGCCCGCTAAGACGGGGA includes these proteins:
- the CEPT1 gene encoding choline/ethanolaminephosphotransferase 1 isoform X2, which gives rise to MILRNSCYLPNKNSDATRSMSGHRNLKRRCGESHLESPAGCGHGPAAGCVLSKLVQLPTPPLSKHQLKRLEEHKYQSAGRSLLEPLMQGYWEWLVGRVPAWIAPNLITIIGLLINIFTTLLLVYYCPTATEQAPPWAYIACACGLFIYQSLDAIDGKQARRTNSSTPLGELFDHGCDSLSTVFVVLGTCIAVQLGTNPDWMFFCCFAGTFMFYCAHWQTYVSGTLRFGIFDVTESMLCTIAIQLLTGTLGPWFWNYTIPILNIQVKIFPALCTVAGTFFSCTNYFGVIFTGGVGKNGSTIAGTSVLSPFLHIGSVIALAAMIYKKSAVQLFERHPCLYILTFGFVSAKITNKLVVAHMTKSEMYLQDTAFIGPALLFLDQYFNSFIDEYIVLWIALIFSLFDLLRYCVSVCNQIAAHLHIHVFRIKSSSMHSNHH
- the CEPT1 gene encoding choline/ethanolaminephosphotransferase 1 isoform X1, translated to MILRNSCYLPNKNSDATRSMSGHRNLKRRCGESHLESPAGCGHGPAAGCVLSKLVQLPTPPLSKHQLKRLEEHKYQSAGRSLLEPLMQGYWEWLVGRVPAWIAPNLITIIGLLINIFTTLLLVYYCPTATEQAPPWAYIACACGLFIYQSLDAIDGKQARRTNSSTPLGELFDHGCDSLSTVFVVLGTCIAVQLGTNPDWMFFCCFAGTFMFYCAHWQTYVSGTLRFGIIDVTEVQIFIIIMHLLAVIGGPPFWQSLIPILNIQVKIFPALCTVAGTFFSCTNYFGVIFTGGVGKNGSTIAGTSVLSPFLHIGSVIALAAMIYKKSAVQLFERHPCLYILTFGFVSAKITNKLVVAHMTKSEMYLQDTAFIGPALLFLDQYFNSFIDEYIVLWIALIFSLFDLLRYCVSVCNQIAAHLHIHVFRIKSSSMHSNHH